One Bombus terrestris chromosome 15, iyBomTerr1.2, whole genome shotgun sequence genomic window, ACAAATTATTGTCTCCTTCTATGCAGTCGCATCAATCTGTGGTAAGTTAATTCATCGATCAAAAGATTAAATAAAGCTTCTTTTCTACAGAAAGAAAGtaataattttcgaaataatgGAATAAACATCAATATTTTGCACTAGAAGAATAATACTCCATTTTTCACATTTACTTTTCATCAAAATATAGTAAAACAAGCTATAAGTTATAAAacaataagaaaagaaatttccaaaattgCGATAAGTTGTTGTTTGTTCCTAAGTTATGGAAATTGAAGAGATAAATTAACGATCTAAGTAAGAAATAACCGTCTCGTTTGGATAAAAATCTAAACTCGTTTCAGCGAAAGCTGATTTTAAAACAAACATTTGTAACAACCAGAAAGATACTATAAAACAGAAACTCGTGTTTCGCTATATTTCAGCGAACATTAGAAGCAATAGCTCAGAGAGGACACTTCCAGTCGCAATGTGGGTCGATCTGCCGATATACGTGACAccgtattacgaaataatgttcGTCATTCAGGTATCTCCACTTAAGTCCGTGAAACACGACAGTGTTTAATTAGCGAGCATATTCGATAGTAATTATGAATTAAGTAAATAGTGCTTTAATATTCACTGAAGAAGGTGAAAACCTAGCGAACGCAATTATGATTTCACTATGGAAAATCACTATTTACACAGTTAGCGTCTGTGCAACAAATCTGTGTAGCCTATATGTCCTGCGACAACTTCTTATGCATACTGAATATGCACGTGATCTGCCAAGTCCGCATACTCCATAACAAGCTTTTGAATCTATGGAAGATCATCGACCAACAAATAGATAAGATCGATTACACCGACAAGTGCTACGCAGCGTTGAAAAAATGCATTCGGCAGCATCAGTCGTTGATCAAATTCTACGAAAGGCTCGAATATGTTTATAGGTTTCCGATCTTCGGCCATATAGTCATCTTTAGCTTGCTGATGTGTTTCGACACGTACGAGATACTTCTGGTACGTGCGAACATCGaatttgtttttctattttttttttaaatacgtaGAACTCTTATGTAAAAATCGTTAAATCACATGTGTAAGTTCGTCTCGTTTTATGTTTGTCCAACTTTTGAGATACACATATTTCTCGCGTTAAACCTCCTCAAACTTGCACAGATTCATTCGTTTATCGAAAAAACAAATATTCGttcgttttaaatatatttaatagctGTATCGGAATATCATTTGATTtaaatacgaatatattatactatgtaCACTGACAGATGTATCCCCTGGTACATGACTGATTTTCGTGTTCTACATGTTCGGTAGCTTTATCCATATAATTTTCTTCACGTACACTTGCCATGGTTTAATAGAGGAAAGTTCAGATATTAGCTTGGCAACATACTCAGGCTGGTGGACGATTCTGCCAATAACCGAAACTGGCAGAATGTTACAAGAAGACGTGAAGATGATGATAATGAAAACAATGCGACCATGCTATCTGACTGCTGGTGGATTCTTTCCTGTATCTTTGGAAACATCTACCGCGGTATGTAATCCGTTTCTTACTTAATCCCGCTCATTCTACAAATATCGCTTTTTATTACcaaaaacatataaatttttgGATGAATCCTATGACGACACTAAAATTTTATGTTACAGCTTATGAGTACTACAATGTCATACTTTACGCTCATAAGGGAATCGTCTTTAAAAATgaagaattaataattcatagtaTAAACATGGAtttagttaataaaaatattttaatggtCATTTTAATACTCAATCGAACAAATTTTAATACTCGATCGACCGTTCATCGATCT contains:
- the LOC125386476 gene encoding LOW QUALITY PROTEIN: odorant receptor 30a-like (The sequence of the model RefSeq protein was modified relative to this genomic sequence to represent the inferred CDS: deleted 2 bases in 1 codon; substituted 2 bases at 2 genomic stop codons), which translates into the protein MHTEQYTDISIKISRLLLKIAGIWKSANKTEDRQRKFAVFYTMITSAYSMYVNVADICRNLNDLDLKSFFQRCIFLAANVLNTILAVFKISIINLYKTEFSYIIIVYAQKHFWYLNYDLDEKILFAECKKVCKLXSLFAILVIQIIVSFYAVASICANIRSNSSERTLPVAMWVDLPIYVTPYYEIMFVIQLASVQQICVAYMSCDNFLCILNMHVICQVRILHNKLLNLWKIIDQQIDKIDYTDKCYAALKKCIRQHQSLIKFYERLEYVYRFPIFGHIVIFSLLMCFDTYEILLVHVSPGTXLIFVFYMFGSFIHIIFFTYTCHGLIEESSDISLATYSGWWTILPITETGRMLQEDVKMMIMKTMRPCYLTAGGFFPVSLETSTALMSTTMSYFTLIRESSLKMKN